cacagCATTTGTGATCCTCTTGTTCAGGTACACGCCCGACCCGTCCATGGTCATTTGCACGTCCGTGCCCGGAACCAGCACGCCGatcctcctcaagctcgacatTACGCCCGAGATGACCTTCTTCGACGTCCTGCGTCAGGTCAtggagcgcgaggctgaggctgccGCTGACGTCGTCCCCCTCTCCCAGCTCATTGACCACCTCAAGCCAGAGGGCCCTCTCTACCGCGTCCGCTTCTTCGACTCGACCCAAGTCGAGAGCGACCCCACTGCCGGTCTCTCGACCGACATTACCCTCTTCCTGCTGGCAGAGCACACGGACGTGCAGGCTACTCGCATGGCCATGCCCAAGCTCTACCTCCGCCTCGTGTACAACTcgctcctcttcacccAGAACCGCGTCAAGAACACGAtcgactcgctcctccagctcctcaagtcggcctcgagtAACGACCCTACGCACCCCATCGGCTCGCTGCCCCTCCGCACCGACTCGCAGGCCGCTGTCCTCCCAGACTCCTcggccgacctcgactggTGCGGCTTTGTGGGCGCCATCCCAGACATCTTCTCGGCCAACGCCAAGGCTCACCCTGACCGCACCTGTGTCGTCCAGTGCGAGCAGGATGACGACCACGATGACGGACCTTCCAAGGGCAGGAGGACATTCACGTACCGCCAGATTGACGAGGCGTccaacgtcctcgcccactCGCTCCTCAAGAGCGGCCTGCAGCGCGGTGAGGTCGTCATGGTCTATGCCGCGCGTagcgtcgagctcgtcgtgTGTGTCATGGGTatcctcaaggccggcggTGTCTTCTCGGTTGTTGGTGAGTCGCCATCGGCCGCATCGGCTAATTTGCACAGACCCCGCGTACCCCCCCAACCGCCAGGTCGTCTACCTGCAGGTCTCAATGCCCCGTGCCCTCCTCGTTATCTCGAGCGCCGGTGTCCTTGCGCCCCTCGTTTCCGACTACAtcaaggagaagctcgaCCTCCGCGTCCAGATCCCCGCTATCTCGGTGACCGAGAACGGCATCTCTGGCTCGCCAGCTGGCGCCACCGAGGACATCCTTGCGCAGTACCAGCAGTATGCGCAGACGCCTGCtggcgtcgtcctcggccccGACTCGAACGCCACTCTGTCGTTCACCTCGGGCTCGACCGGTATCCCCAAGGGTGTCAAGGGACGGCACTACTCGCTCACCCACTTCTTCCCATGGATGGCCCAGAAGTTCGGCCTCGGATCTGAGTCGCGGTACACCATGCTGAGCGGTATCGCGCACGACCCGATCCAGCGCGACATCTTCActcccctcttcctcggcgcgtCGCTGTTTGTGCccaccgccgacgacattgGCACGCCAGGTCGTCTTGCCGAGTGGATGGACGACAACAAGGTGACTGTGACTCACCTTACCCCTGCCATGGGTCAGCTCCTCTCCGCGCAGGCCTCGCGCCAGATTCCATCCCTCGAGAACGCGTTCTTCGTCGGTGACGTCCTCACCAAGCGCGACTGCCACCGTCTCCAGTCGCTCGCCAAGAACGTCTGCATCATCAATATGTACGGCACGACTGAAACGCAGCGCGCTGTCTCGTACTTTGCCATCCCCTCCGTCAACAAGGACATGACTTTCCTCTCGACCCAGAAGGACCTCATCCCAGCCGGCCAGGGCATGATCGACgtgcagctcctcgtcgtcaaccgCACCGACCGCAACATCCCCTGTGCTGTgggcgagatgggcgagaTCTACGTCCGTTCGGGTGGTCTCTCTGAGGGCTACCTCGACcccgccgcgacggccgAGAAGTTTGTCACCAACTGGTTCACCGAGGGtgtcgagcgcaaggacaCGCTTGTTGAGACCAACCCGGCTGCTGCCCAGTACTGGTTCGGTGTCCGTGACCGCATGTACCGCTCGGGTGACCTGGGTCGCTACCTGCCCGACGGCAGGGTCGAGTGCACTGGCCGTGCCGACGACCAGATCAAGATCCGTGGCTTCCGTatcgagcttggcgagatCGACACGCATCTCTCGCGCCACCCGCTTGTGCGCGAGAACGTTACTCTTGTTCGTCgtgacaaggacgaggagaaggtcCTCGTGTCGTACTTTGTGCCCAACGATGtgcccgagctcgctggCATGGCGAGTGccagcgagggcgaccagaacgaggacgaggttgacCTCAAGTCGGAGATGCTCCGTGGTGTGCGCCGCTACAGGCGTTTGATTCGTGACATCCGCGAGCacctcaagaagaagcTGCCGTCGTACGCTATCCCAGCTGTCTACTTCCCCCTCCGCAAGCTGCCGCTCAACCCCAACGGCAAGATCGACAAGCCTGCTCTGCCCTTCCCCGAcaccgcgctcgccgccaagccgGCCCAGACGTCGGCGACCAACCTCACGCCCGTGCAGAAGACGATTCACGACATTTGGCTCAAGCTGctcccgtcgccgccgccttcgATCGCCATCGACGAGAACTTCTtcgaccttggcggccACTCGATCCTCGCCACGCGTCTCATCTTTGAGCTGCGCAAGACCTTTGTCGTCAACGCtcccctcggcctcgtgtTCGAGAAGCCGACCATCGAGCTTCAGGCCGCGGCCATCGAGGATCTCTCCTCGGGCGGTGTCACCGTCGCGGAGGGCACGCCAGCCAAGGAGGCAGTTGCTGAGGTGCCGTACGCTGAGGACGttgccaagctcgcagCCAAGCTGCCCGCCAAGTTTGCGCCCCTCCCGGTCGACTTTGCGACCAAGAAGCTCACCGTGTTCCTCACCGGTGCTACTGGCTTCCTCGGTGCCTTTATCCTGCGTGACCT
Above is a genomic segment from Cutaneotrichosporon cavernicola HIS019 DNA, chromosome: 1 containing:
- the LYS2 gene encoding uncharacterized protein (Phosphopantetheine attachment site), whose translation is MGDQPDTKAKLQRWAKRLGTLPSLALPTDYPRPTPARLVESAQTVSLPPSLAPALMHLTYEFSELFPSSALPTPYHLLLTAFVILLFRYTPDPSMVICTSVPGTSTPILLKLDITPEMTFFDVLRQVMEREAEAAADVVPLSQLIDHLKPEGPLYRVRFFDSTQVESDPTAGLSTDITLFLLAEHTDVQATRMAMPKLYLRLVYNSLLFTQNRVKNTIDSLLQLLKSASSNDPTHPIGSLPLRTDSQAAVLPDSSADLDWCGFVGAIPDIFSANAKAHPDRTCVVQCEQDDDHDDGPSKGRRTFTYRQIDEASNVLAHSLLKSGLQRGEVVMVYAARSVELVVCVMGILKAGGVFSVVDPAYPPNRQVVYLQVSMPRALLVISSAGVLAPLVSDYIKEKLDLRVQIPAISVTENGISGSPAGATEDILAQYQQYAQTPAGVVLGPDSNATLSFTSGSTGIPKGVKGRHYSLTHFFPWMAQKFGLGSESRYTMLSGIAHDPIQRDIFTPLFLGASLFVPTADDIGTPGRLAEWMDDNKVTVTHLTPAMGQLLSAQASRQIPSLENAFFVGDVLTKRDCHRLQSLAKNVCIINMYGTTETQRAVSYFAIPSVNKDMTFLSTQKDLIPAGQGMIDVQLLVVNRTDRNIPCAVGEMGEIYVRSGGLSEGYLDPAATAEKFVTNWFTEGVERKDTLVETNPAAAQYWFGVRDRMYRSGDLGRYLPDGRVECTGRADDQIKIRGFRIELGEIDTHLSRHPLVRENVTLVRRDKDEEKVLVSYFVPNDVPELAGMASASEGDQNEDEVDLKSEMLRGVRRYRRLIRDIREHLKKKLPSYAIPAVYFPLRKLPLNPNGKIDKPALPFPDTALAAKPAQTSATNLTPVQKTIHDIWLKLLPSPPPSIAIDENFFDLGGHSILATRLIFELRKTFVVNAPLGLVFEKPTIELQAAAIEDLSSGGVTVAEGTPAKEAVAEVPYAEDVAKLAAKLPAKFAPLPVDFATKKLTVFLTGATGFLGAFILRDLLSRRTAKVICLVRAKTPEEGLKRLRDSGEGRGVWDEDWVKEGRVEAVVGDLASEHFGLDQATWDRVASEADAVLHNGAVVHWVYPYAKMRDTNVLSTFTCLELCAQTKPKLFSFISSTATLDNERFVQKSDELLADGKAGLSEEDDLEDSRTGLDTGYGQSKWVAEKLIMEAGKRGLSGWTLRPGYVLGDTKSAVTNTDDFLWRMVKGCLQLGLTPDINNTINMCPVDHVALLASLSTQSSDGFKVMHVTGHPRMRFNDFLGALATYGYPVKRTEYIQWRTKLEQHVLETQDNALFPLLHFVLDDLPTSTKAVELDDANAQALASAAGANRTAGITEDLCGLYLAWLIRAGWMEAPPSGQGKPLPALQGGVSRAIGRTTAGAA